The DNA window CTAGATCCAATACATGAGCCATGTCGACGATCGACACGAACTCATCCCCGCGCTTGCAAAATTCGACTACCGCCCCACTCTGGCTCGAGCTCGCGGGAGAGATTTTATCCTCGGAAACCCGAAGGACCTGGTCTACGGCGTCCACCAAAACTCCGGTAACTCCGTTGTCTTCCCCGTGCAGAACAATGATTCGACTGCGCCGCGTCGGTGGCGAGAGCGCGAGGCCCAGTCGCATGCGTCCGTCCAGCACCTGCACGACTTCCCCGCGCAACGCCACGACGCCGACGACACTGTCGGGCACGCGCGGCATGGGAGTAATTTCTCGTAAGCGTATGATCTCACGCACCTGATCGACGGGAACCGCGTACGGCGCGTCGTTCAACACGAAGGTCAACAGCTCCCGGAGAATCTCCGGCTCCTCGTCTGAAACGTCATGTCCCGAGGCACCGCGCCCCAACCGCTCCCACTCCGGGATCTCGCTGTCACGGCCTTCGTCCGATCCGACATTGCGAGCCGTCATGCCGCGTCCCTTCGCCGAAGCGCATCCTCGATGATCGCCGAAACATCGATTACCAACACTGCACCGCGATCCCCCAGTTCGGTCGCACCGGCGATCCCACGAACTTGAGCGATGGGACCCTGGATCGATTTGATGACCGTGTCGAGCTGGCCGTCGAGTTGATCGACCAGCAGGCCAACGCGCAGATCGCCCAGCGCGAGCACCACCACATACTGACGTTCATCTTCGGAGTGGCTCAGACCAAACTCATCGGACAGCCTGCGCAGGTGAAGTGGTTCGCCACGCAAATTGAGAATCTCTCGCCCCTCGCTGTGTTGGATCTCAGAACAATCTATCAGCAGGGTCTCGAGAACCGAGTTGAGGGGAATCGCGAAACGCTGCTTTCCGACGCCCACGATCAGGGCTTGTATGATCGCCAGGGTGATGGGCAGGGTCAGGGTCAAGGTGGTTCCACGGCCCAATTGGGAACTGATGTCGACGATGCCACCCAAATCGCTCAGGTTGCTGCGCACGACATCCATCCCGACACCGCGCCCACTGGTCCCGCTCACTTCGTTCCGAGTCGAAAAACCGGGGGCGAAGATCAAGCTCAGACATTCCTTGTCTGTCAGCACCGCGTCGGCGTCCACGAGCCCCAGGGCCTCGGCTTTCGCGCGCACCGCCACCGGATCGATTCCGGAACCGTCGTCTTCGATCTGGATGACCACGTGATTGCCGCGCTGAAACGCATCAATGCGG is part of the Myxococcales bacterium genome and encodes:
- a CDS encoding chemotaxis protein CheW; this encodes MTARNVGSDEGRDSEIPEWERLGRGASGHDVSDEEPEILRELLTFVLNDAPYAVPVDQVREIIRLREITPMPRVPDSVVGVVALRGEVVQVLDGRMRLGLALSPPTRRSRIIVLHGEDNGVTGVLVDAVDQVLRVSEDKISPASSSQSGAVVEFCKRGDEFVSIVDMAHVLDLDAS